Proteins encoded in a region of the Watersipora subatra chromosome 5, tzWatSuba1.1, whole genome shotgun sequence genome:
- the LOC137397434 gene encoding uncharacterized protein, whose translation MIRYCAKCTKLRGNPVGQKMSNLPQCRTEPEAPFTHTGVGVFGPFKVKDYRKECKRYGLLFTCMASRAVHLEVLSFLAIRGPVSVLYSDNGTNFVGASNEFGKTVKELSEPRIKYLSTKQCSFSFSTPTASHMGGTWERMIRTVRNVLRGLLIESNTNRIDTSSLCTLLYECMYIVNSRPLTTTTLHSDQNFEPIPLTPNNLLTMKNKNLLPPPGSFTSPDLYSRKRWRRVQYLTEQFWSRWKLEYLQSLQKRQKWKNAKINLKPGDVVIVMDDELPRCNWQLGRVTEVQTNSDGYIKPGESTLGRAVQAVKDSEGNTRHGVVSNVEQDTSNVLLSTVKQLAKRVKTCKTSQQSLQKLSLSFVGDVEP comes from the exons ATGATTCGCTACTGCGCCAAGTGCACTAAACTACGAGGAAATCCAGTTGGTCAGAAAATGTCCAACTTACCACAATGTCGAACAGAACCAGAAGCGCCATTTACGCACACAGGGGTCGGCGTGTTTGGTCCATTCAAAGTTAAGGATTATCGTAAAGAATGCAAGCGATATGGCCTGTTGTTTACTTGTATGGCAAGCAGAGCAGTGCACCTCGAAGTgttaag CTTTTTGGCAATACGTGGCCCTGTTTCAGTCCTATACTCAGACAATGGAACTAACTTCGTTGGAGCCAGCAACGAGTTTGGAAAAACGGTAAAAGAGCTATCTGAACCTCGAATCAAGTACTTGAGCACTAAGCAGTGCTCTTTCAGCTTCAGTACTCCAACCGCAAGCCACATGGGAGGAACATGGGAGCGTATGATTCGCACTGTCAGGAATGTTCTTAGAGGTTTGCTCATAGAATCCAACACTAATCGAATTGATACGTCCAGTCTTTGTACACTGCTATACGAGTGCATGTATATAGTAAATTCAAGACCTCTTACTACCACTACACTCCACTCCGATCAAAATTTTGAACCAATTCCACTGACTCCCAACAACTTGTTGacgatgaaaaataaaaatctcCTACCACCACCAGGCTCCTTTACTTCACCAGACCTTTACAGCCGCAAGCGATGGAGACGCGTGCAATATCTGACTGAGCAATTCTGGTCTAGGTGGAAATTGGAGTATCTTCAGAGTTTACAGAAAAGGCAAAAGTGGAAAAATGCCAAGATCAACCTCAAGCCTGGAGATGTGGTAATAGTTATGGATGACGAGTTACCTCGATGCAACTGGCAACTAGGGAGAGTAACGGAAGTGCAGACCAACAGTGATGGCTAT ATAAAACCTGGAGAATCGACTCTGGGCAGAGCAGTCCAGGCTGTAAAAGACTCGGAGGGCAATACAAGACATGGTGTGGTAAGCAATGTTGAACAAGACACCTCGAATGTACTGCTATCTAcagtaaagcagctggcaaaGCGGGTCAAGACCTGCAAAACGAGCCAACAGAGTCTCCAGAAATTGAGTCTGTCATTTGTTGGAGATGTGGAGCCCTGA
- the LOC137397437 gene encoding uncharacterized protein, with the protein MKEAVLACDKTTSFDALTARKSNSRSQATKPEKSHNFLAHATDVDEVSLTNIHDESHALYCLFCDRHGSHNTTVCRKLSKLSNDEQQTFFSRESLCFKCLKPGHLMADCLEIVICQQRACGKRHPTCTHKYRKSKPASTNDKPKLKPPSARVNTTQCESNTVDAEIRGAELNDIGSIPQKRTISLTTMIVPVYLSSAEDPNKEILTYALLDTMANTSIILDDICDTLGTHKTRKQLKISTVTTRRQVQWCNEILNLRVRAFNSCKSDAITIPKAYSQSSIPADRRHIPTPQTAGQWEHLKHIKRHLAPLQDCEIGFIIGYNCSAASLPLTTIWNKSNLALPYAVKTQLGWSIIGGQLASDSSYYIHRIETSELTKEEVIACLEDDLSVIHGTPRMSQHDLLFLKMMQTSIKQVDSLYTMPLPFKTAPTLSNNRDYALRRFKGLDLRLNSNPALKSKYFEFIQDIISKGEAEPVQDLKEAGWYIPHHGVTHPLKPGKLRVVFDCSATFRGHSLNQLLLQGPDLNNSLTGLLCRLRKDKVAVTCDIKRMFHQFRVDQPDRKYLRFLWYKPNSADIMDYQMNVHPFGAVSSPSCAIFGLKKLAEDNKRDFPQAAKFVQKNFYVDDGLVSVPTAEDAVSLISETKEMMARGNLVLHKFLSNNEAVSNSLGYENPTNKVITPDLSTGRALGLCWDITQDVFKFLKVDIKSCTRRGILSTIASVFDPLGFLTPFTLKGKLLLQSLCHDKVGWDEPLTSNQMTDWISWKESANDLIAFKVPRCYLTPKFTNSYRAELHTFSDVSTVAYGVCSYLRLLDNTAYKVAVSLIMGKSRVAPKRAVTIPRLELQAATLAVKVADFIKTELDYQNLTRYFWTDSKTVLGYINNEAKRFHVFVCNRVERIRDSTDPTDWRYVCTEENPADLASRGEEIQNIPSSWLNGPSFLNQPDFRPIPQSTIYTLNNEDPEIRKVFIHTTTTRILENRLVDNLEKWSSWIKITKIVSNIVIFITACQKTKLTDSKLIFNMIVKLVQQHYFANELLLLKGKARLPKSTTLSSLDPFLDKCGVIRVGGRLRDSLSCYEVRHPAILPGKSQVTKAFAYFNM; encoded by the coding sequence ATGAAAGAGGCTGTCCTTGCCTGTGATAAGACTACCTCATTTGATGCCCTAACAGCCAGGAAAAGCAACTCAAGATCTCAGGCTACCAAACCAGAGAAATCGCATAACTTCCTTGCTCATGCCACAGATGTGGATGAGGTAAGTCTCACTAACATTCATGATGAAAGTCATGCGTTGTACTGCCTTTTCTGTGATCGTCATGGTTCACATAACACTACGGTTTGCAGGAAGCTGTCTAAACTCTCAAATGATGAACAACAAACCTTCTTCAGCAGAGAAAGTCTTTGCTTCAAATGTTTGAAACCAGGGCACCTCATGGCTGACTGCCTTGAAATAGTCATCTGCCAACAAAGGGCCTGTGGTAAAAGGCACCCAACCTGTACACATAAATACAGAAAGTCAAAGCCAGCAAGCACCAATGACAAGCCCAAACTAAAACCGCCATCCGCCCGGGTCAACACCACTCAATGCGaatcaaatacagtagatgcagaaATACGTGGCGCTGAATTAAATGATATTGGCAGCATACCACAGAAAAGGACCATCTCACTTACTACTATGATTGTTCCTGTATACTTGTCTTCAGCTGAGGATCCAAACAAGGAAATACTTACATATGCGCTCTTGGACACAATGGCAAACACCTCAATCATCCTTGATGACATTTGTGACACTCTGGGTACCCATAAAACAAGGAAACAGCTAAAGATATCTACAGTCACCACACGAAGACAAGTCCAATGGtgcaatgaaattttaaacttgcgAGTCCGAGCATTTAATTCTTGCAAATCTGATGCCATCACTATACCAAAAGCATACTCGCAAAGCTCAATCCCAGCAGACAGACGCCATATTCCTACACCACAAACAGCAGGTCAATGGGAACACCTCAAGCACATTAAGAGGCACCTAGCGCCGCTGCAAGATTGTGAAATAGGATTCATAATAGGCTACAACTGCTCAGCCGCATCTCTTCCCCTCACAACCATTTGGAACAAATCTAACCTCGCGCTACCCTATGCAGTCAAGACCCAGCTGGGCTGGTCAATCATTGGCGGCCAACTTGCCTCTGATTCTAGCTATTATATTCACCGAATCGAAACATCAGAGCTCACCAAGGAGGAGGTAATAGCTTGCTTGGAGGATGATCTTTCTGTGATCCATGGTACCCCTCGTATGTCTCAGCACGATCTCCTGTTCTTAAAAATGATGCAAACCTCCATCAAGCAGGTAGACAGCCTTTACACCATGCCACTCCCATTCAAAACGGCGCCAACACTATCAAACAACCGCGATTATGCCCTAAGGAGATTCAAAGGACTGGACTTACGGCTCAACAGCAATCCTGCATTAAAGAGCAAGTACTTTGAGTTCATCCAGGATATTATCTCAAAAGGGGAAGCCGAGCCAGTTCAAGATTTGAAGGAGGCTGGATGGTACATTCCCCATCACGGTGTCACTCATCCGCTAAAACCCGGCAAACTCAGAGTGGTATTTGACTGTAGTGCAACATTCCGCGGCCATTCCTTGAACCAACTGCTTCTACAAGGTCCTGACCTCAACAACAGTCTGACAGGTCTGCTGTGTCGGCTTCGGAAAGACAAAGTTGCAGTCACATGTGACATTAAAAGGATGTTTCATCAGTTTCGAGTGGACCAACCAGACAGAAAATACCTTCGTTTCCTTTGGTATAAACCTAACTCTGCGGATATCATGGACTATCAGATGAATGTTCATCCCTTTGGTGCTGTGTCATCTCCAAGTTGTGCAATTTTTGGCTTGAAGAAGCTGGCAGAGGATAACAAAAGGGATTTTCCACAAGCCGCAAAATTTGTGCAGAAAAATTTCTACGTTGATGACGGCTTGGTCAGCGTTCCCACAGCTGAGGATGCAGTCAGTCTCATCTCAGAGACCAAGGAAATGATGGCACGGGGAAACCTGGTTCTCCACAAGTTTCTGTCAAATAATGAGGCAGTATCTAACAGTCTGGGATATGAAAACCCGACAAACAAGGTAATCACGCCAGATTTGAGTACGGGGAGAGCCCTTGGACTATGTTGGGATATCACACAAGatgtgtttaaatttttaaaggttgacatcAAGTCTTGCACCAGACGTGGTATACTCTCCACTATCGCTTCGGTATTCGATCCACTGGGATTTCTCACTCCATTTACCTTGAAAGGAAAGTTACTACTTCAATCCCTTTGCCACGACAAAGTTGGGTGGGATGAACCATTGACTTCCAATCAAATGACTGATTGGATCAGCTGGAAGGAAAGTGCCAACGACCTCATTGCTTTCAAGGTCCCACGATGCTACCTAACTCCAAAATTTACCAATAGCTACAGAGCAGAACTTCACACATTCAGCGATGTTTCCACCGTAGCATACGGTGTCTGTAGTTACCTACGTCTTTTAGACAACACCGCCTACAAGGTCGCGGTGTCCCTCATAATGGGTAAATCAAGAGTAGCACCCAAAAGAGCTGTAACCATCCCACGTCTGGAGCTGCAGGCAGCCACACTAGCAGTCAAGGTAGCAGACTTCATCAAAACAGAGCTCGACTACCAAAATCTCACACGCTATTTCTGGACTGACTCCAAAACCGTGCTCGGTTACATCAACAATGAGGCAAAACGATTTCACGTCTTTGTGTGCAACCGGGTCGAGAGGATCAGAGACTCGACCGATCCCACCGACTGGAGGTATGTTTGCACAGAAGAAAACCCTGCGGATTTGGCATCACGCGGAGAAGAaattcaaaatattccaagttcttGGTTAAATGGACCAAGTTTTCTCAACCAGCCAGACTTCAGACCAATCCCGCAATCCACAATATACACACTAAATAATGAGGATCCCGAGATCAGGAAAGTTTTCATCCATACTACAACCACAAGAATATTGGAGAATAGACTAGTTGACAATCTCGAAAAATGGAGTTCCTGGATCAAAATTACCAAAATTGTCAgcaatattgtcatattcatcACTGCCTGTCAAAAAACCAAGCTAACGGatagcaaactaatttttaatatgataGTCAAGCTGGTACAACAGCACTATTTCGCAAACGAGCTGCTGCTCCTCAAAGGCAAAGCCAGGCTTCCAAAATCAACGACATTGTCCAGTCTAGACCCATTTTTAGACAAGTGTGGAGTCATTAGAGTAGGTGGTCGCCTGAGAGACTCTCTTTCATGTTATGAAGTCCGGCATCCTGCCATTCTGCCAGGAAAATCTCAGGTCACAAAAGCCTTCGCCTATTTCAACATGTAG